A window from Gopherus evgoodei ecotype Sinaloan lineage chromosome 24, rGopEvg1_v1.p, whole genome shotgun sequence encodes these proteins:
- the MPZ gene encoding LOW QUALITY PROTEIN: myelin protein P0 (The sequence of the model RefSeq protein was modified relative to this genomic sequence to represent the inferred CDS: substituted 1 base at 1 genomic stop codon): MWSQGASGSGSLVLVAALFSALVLAPTLAIHVYTHREVHGTVGSQVTLACSFWSSEWISEDVSITWLFQPESGKDTISIFHFVKGQPYVDEVGAFKNRMEWVGDPHRKDGSIIIRNLDYTDNGTFTCDVKNPPDIGGKSSQVTLYVLEKVPTRYGVVLGAVIGGVLGLVILVVVIGYLIRYCWLRRQATLQRQLSAMEKGKLQRSAKDSSKRGRQPPVLYAMLDHSRSTKSASEKKSKGGLGESRKDKKXRLAGREGTPKAGAEPPRSSKVVMTIEMELRGDEAEATGLKPAVKSPSKNSLKNALMNIIKMDSEK, translated from the exons TGCTGGCTCCGACCCTGGCCATCCACGTTTACACACACCGGGAGGTCCATGGCACGGTGGGATCACAGGTCACCCTTGCCTGCAGCTTCTGGTCCAGCGAGTGGATCTCTGAAGATGTCTCCATCACCTGGCTGTTCCAGCCAGAGAGTGGCAAGGACACCATCTCA ATATTCCACTTCGTGAAGGGGCAGCCCTACGTCGATGAAGTGGGCGCCTTCAAGAATCGCATGGAGTGGGTGGGGGACCCACACCGCAAGGACGGCTCCATCATCATCCGCAACCTGGACTACACCGACAACGGCACCTTCACCTGCGACGTCAAGAACCCACCCGACATTGGTGGCAAGTCGTCTCAGGTCACCCTCTATGTCCTCGAGAAAG tACCCACCAGGTACGGTGTGGTCTTGGGGGCCGTCATCGGAGGAGTGCTGGGGTTGGTCATCCTTGTGGTGGTGATAGGCTATCTCATCAGGTATTGCTGGCTAAGGAGGCAGGCAACGCTGCAGAGGCAACTCAG TGCTATGGAGAAAGGCAAACTGCAGCGGTCAGCCAAGGATTCATCAAAACGAGGCCGCCAG ccccctgtccTGTACGCCATGCTGGACCATAGCCGGAGCACCAAGTCAGCCAGCGAGAAGAAATCCAAGGGCGGCCTGGGCGAGTCCCGCAAGGACAAGAAATAGCGGTTAGCAGGCAGGGAAGGTACCCCCAAGGCAGGCGCCGAGCCCCCCCGCAGTTCAAAGGTCGTCATGACCATCGAGATGGAATTGAGGGGGGATGAGGCTGAGGCCACTGGCCTCAAACCCGCCGTCAAGTCCCCGAGCAAGAACAGCCTCAAAAATGCCCTGATGAACATCATCAAGATGGACTCAGAAAAATGA